The genomic DNA TAAATTTGAATTATAAAGTCACCTTCTCAATGCTGCACCACAAACTTTTGCCAATATCTATTACCTTCAGTTAGAATGCTGATACTATACAATCCATTTGGCAAATGGCTACAGTTAATCTGGTAATTCGCAGTATTCAACTTTTCACTTTTCATTCTTAACTTTTCACTTCCCATCCCATCATATACAGTTATCGTTACATTATTGCCATCCAACTCAGTTGGCAAATTGAAATTAAGAATATCAGAAGTAGGATTGGGATAAACCAATAGCTCGGTTTCATTTGGAATTTCTATTTGGCTGGTGAAGATGGTGTTGCCGAGGGAGTCGGTTTTAAAAACAACTAACGCATTCTTCCAAATACCAAGCTTAAAATAACCACCACACATTGCATAGCCTTGGTCGAATGTTTTTATTAAAGAGTACATGTTATAATTGTAACCAATGGGTGGCACATTCGCGGTTTCCCATAAAACATCGCCATTTTCATTAAAGCAAATCAAATTGGGGCCACGCAAAGCTACATAGGTATCGTTATATCCTTTCATTAGCTTGATAATTCCGGGTTTATTATTATAAGTATATGGCCTTGTCCAAATTGTATCACCAGTATAGCGATCTATTTTCATCAATTCATAATCCATTCCATCGCAACCTACTAAATAATTAGAATCTTTCATCTGCACTAACCCTCCAGTGCAATTCCCATCCCAAAAGCCAATATTGTCGCCATACCATTTGCTCCATAAAATGTTACCGGAGGTATCTATTTTTTGCAAATAATATGGTTTTAGAACAGTACTATTATTGCACCCCAACATTACAAAATTACCATCATAGTCTTCCACAGTTTCCAAATTACCAGGAGCAAAACTTGGAGCATTCCACATAATTTGCCCCAAGCTATCTACTCGCAAAACACTGTAGGTAGTTGCCCATGTATTGGTTAATATATAACCATTTTGGCTTATTTTAGTAACATCGGTTACATATCCTTGTGGAAAATTTGGAAAATAATAAACCCAGTAATCACTAGTATCGCTTGTTTTATAATTATACTTTACAATATTAATTTGTTTTTTGTTCAATATAAACATACTTGATGCGACACATTCAGAATCATTTTCATAAACTAAACTATACATTGCTCCAATTGAGTCAGTTTTGTAATAATTTATACTATCACCTTTACTATTAACTTGAAAAACAAAGGATTTACTTGGGCTAATTGAATAACCTCCAATAATTAAAGTTGAATCTAACATTTGTAAAATGCTAAAAGGATAAAAGCTACCTGAATTCCCTCCTCCAAAATAAATTTTTGAAAATAAATTTGGCTGTGCATTACAAAGACTAATACTTATTGCAATACTTATTGCAACAATTTTTAAGGACCTTTGCATATATTAATTAAAATTAAAAGTTACAGGCTTACATAATGTTTCACCACTAGCAAGTAAAATTTTCACCATGAAAAGTCCTGATAGATTATTTTCATTCTTAATGGTATAACTTCTTTGTGTTGAGCCTGATTCTAAAATAAAATTGCCGGTACACTTACTTCCCTTTATATCTATAATTTCAATATTGCTGATAGTTGCGTGATTCTTAAAAATCGTAATTTGAGCATAGTCCTTTGCTGGGTTTGGTGCTATCAATATTGGATTGTCTTCCAAAGCAGTAATTTTATTTGTTTCAGTTGTTTCACTATATAACGCAGGTGGCAATTTCCTTAATGGAGTGCAATCATAAACACATAGATTGACATCTCCTGACCTTCCTGGAATTAGTAGAGCATGATTAGCATTTAACAATGCACCATGACTTAATGCAAATAATTCTTCATCATTATCAAGCCCATATTGAAACCAATCAAAACGATAAAGTTTGGTATAGCCAAAGTTTGTATAAGGATCTATATCAACTGCATTTGGGCCACTGGTAACCCACTCATTTAAGAACCATTGCCAAGTAAAGTACTTTTCTATTAAGGGTAAGGCCACAATTTTGGGGTTGCCACTATAAGTTGACAGCGTTGGCCATGTATGATTACTCCAATAACAAAGTCCCATAAGAACATCGCCTAAGATGGCATAATCATCTTGAACATTTGCCTTTGATTGGAGTTGTTCATCAACTACAAAAAATGGAATCTCAACATCTATTTCTTTATTTTCCATTAGTAATTTTTTATAAAATTAATATTTTCTGACTCTAATAACATTAATGCAACACTACAAACTTCTGCCAATATCTTTTCTCTTCTGTTTGCATGCTGATACTATACAATCCATTTGGTAAACTGCTGCAATCAAATTGATATTGCTTCGAACTCAGCTTATCGTACTTCAATAAAGACTTTTCACTCCCAAGTGCATCATATACAGTTATCGTTACATTATTGCCATCCAACTCAATTGGCAAATTGAAATTAAGAATATCAGAAGTAGGATTGGGATAAATCAATAGCTCGGTTTCATTTGGAATTTCTATTTGGCTTGTGAAAATGGTATTGCCAAGGGAGTCGGTTTTGACAATTAACACACTTTGGATAGTAAATTGTGGATTATATAAATATCCGCTATACGCATAACCACCATCCATTGTTTTAATTAAATTTAAGGGGTAAAAACCTTTTCCACTTTTGTGGAAGGTTAAATGGCCTGCAAAAAGGTATCCCCATTATAATTAAAGCAATAAAAAACACTCCTCCTAATAGCAACATACTTATTATTGTTGCTTTAAAAATTTCATGCAAACCAATATCATTGAGTTTGTGGTTCTTGTCCAAATTGTATCACCAGTATTTCGATCTATTTTTATCAGATGGCAATCTTGCATAATTATCGAATTAAGATAATTTGAATCATTCATTTGAACAAACCACCAATTAGTATAGCCACTAAAATATTGCCAGTTGTTGCCATAAGTTCTATCCCAAATTACATTGCCTGCACTATCCAATTTGCGTACATGGTAAGGGTCTATAGATGTGGGGTCTGCACCCACTTCAATTATATTACCATCATAATCTTCTATGCAATTTATAATGCCGGCCATCGGAGTTCCAGTATGCCAAATAATTTGTCCATTACTATTTAGTCGCATGATATTGTAATTGCCTGCCCAAGTATTAATTAGCAAAATATCACTGTTTTTTAATAAAAATATTAATCTAGAATAACCTGTAGGATAGTTGGGAAGGAAATAATTCCAATTGGAAATAGTGTCGCCATTAATTGAACTTACCTTAGCTAAATTGATATACTTATTCTTCGAAAATATCAGGGGTGTAACCAAAATAACGCTATCGTTTTGCTTGGCACTGTAATATACAACAGAAGAGTCCTTCAAATATGTTCGATAATATGTAGAATCTCCATACTTGTTTAATTTAAAAAAAAACGCATTGCCGGGAACTAATCCCGAGTAATGATATCCCATAATTACAAATCCTGAATCTGCAGTTTCAATTAGGCTGGTTGGTAAGTGCTTTCCTTGTTTAAAATACTCTTTGACAAATTTAATATTTTGCCCAAAACAAAAACTAATGCTTAAACTGAGGATGCAAAACATTTGCATCCTTAGTATTTTATTTTTTATTCGCATCTATTCTGAAATTAAGTGTAAGGTAGTATTAGCAATTCTATTTGCTGCGGTTGTTACCTGTACATGATAAAGCCCACTCGCAAGTTCGGTTTTCTGTGCTTCTACATTTGCTACATTGCCATTCACTTCAATAGTGAAAAGCGGGGTAACATTTTTTCCCTTAGTTTGGTGAAAACGCCAAACTAAGGAAATTTTTCTTCTACTTTGTTAGTTACCATTATTAATTATTTCATATTAAAGACGTTATTACTACGACTTTACTTTTCGGCAACATGTTACCGTTGCACTACAAACTTTTGCCAATATCTTTTCTCTTCAGTTTGCATGCTGATACTATACAATCCATTTGGTAAACTGCTGCAATCAAATTGATATTGCTTCGAACTCAGCTTATCGTACTTCAATAAAGACTTTTCACTCCCAAGTGCATCATATACAGTTATCGTTACATTATTGCCATCCAACTCAATTGGCAAATTGAAATTGAGAATATCAGAAGTAGGATTGGGATAAACCAGTAGCTCGGTTTCATTTGGAATTTCTATTTGGCTGGTGAAGATTGTATTGCCAAGGGAGTCGGTTTTCCCAACGAATATGGTTTCATAAGGGCTTGGCAATTCACGAATTGATCCACAATAAGCAAAGCCGCCATCTTTTGTTTTTATTAAATGTGCAATATCGGCATAGCAGTTCTGTGGAAGGTTATATGGCCTTGTAAAAAGCGTATCTCCATTATCATCAAAAAAGTACAAACTGTGTAGCCCAGTAGCAACATACTGATTATTGTTGCCTTTAATTAAGGCAGGAAAGCCAAAACCCATTGAGTTTGTGGTTCTTGTCCAAATTGTATCACCTGTGTACCGATTTATTTTTATTAGATGGTAATCTTCTGCAACACACGAAATAAGATAATTTGAATCATTCATTTGAACAAAACCACCAATAGTATAGCCACTAAAATATTGCCAGTTGTTACCATAAGATTGATGCCACAATATATTGCCAGCACTATCCATTTTTTGCAAATGAGATGTTTTTAATGCTGTACCATTATTTCCACATAATATGATATTGCCTTCATAGTCCTCTTTGCAGTACCAAGGATAGGGCATGGTGCTGGGCGCGCTCCATTTTATTGCTCCTGTACTATCAACTCGTAATACACTGTACGGGCCGGCACTCATATTCGTTATGATTATGTCATTATTGAAAAGTTTATTAATTCCTCTAATGTAAGCATTGGGATATTGACTAAAATTGAATTTTGTATAATCTGATGTATCCATTGAAGCATAAGTAAATTTCGTGTAACTAATAAAGTTATTAGATAGTAAAAACATATTTGCCGCAATAAGTTGCGAATCATTAAGGAATGCAATTGCTGAGATTGTTCCAAATGAGTCTGTTTTAAAGTAACTGATCGAATCGCCAATGCTTGAGATTCGAAAAACAATTGAGTTTACAGCTACACTTTGAGTTCCAATTGCCCCACTTATTACCAAACTGCTATCAGCCATTTCATTAAATCCATAAGGATAGTAATATCCTTGATCAAAATATATTTTGCTAAACATAGTTTGCTGGCCAAAACTTGAAAATGCAGTTGCAACTATTGTTGCAACTGCTAAAATTATTTTGTTCATAACTACTCGGCAATTAAGTTTATAGAACCTATAACTGCTGCACCTTTATCAGAAACAACTTTAATAAAATACAATCCTTGCAAGGCATTTATATTTTTTATCCTAATTTGTTCATGGTCAGTATTATCAATTTCAAACTTACCAGTGTAGTCTATACCTGTGGAGCTGATTATCTGAATTGCCTCTATATTTGAAAACTCGAAATTTGATTGTAAAGTAAACCATTTGGACGCTGGGTTAGGTATAGCTTGCAACCAATTCATAATTTGCAACTCTTTTATTTCAATTTTTTCTGATTCGGTTTCAAAAATAATTGGATTGGCAAAACGCTCAGTACAAGGGTCAATGAAGCATATATTAGTATCACCACTGCGAGTAGGCTGCACTATATGACTTGCATCCATCAATTGTGCATGGCTTAGGCTCATTATTTCATCATCGGTATCAAGGCCATATTGAAACCAATCAAAACGATAAAGTTTGGTATAGCCAAAGTTTGTATAAGGATCTATATCAACTGCATTTGGGCCACTGGTAACCCCCTCATTTAAGAACCATTGCCAAGTAAAGTATTTTTCTATTAAGGGTAAGGCCACAATTTTGGGGTTGCCACTATAAGCAGATAGCGTTGGCCATGTATGATTACTCCAATAACAAAGTCCCATAAGAACATCGCCTAAGATGGCATACGATGTAGTGCAATTTACATGATTTTTGCTGCGCAAATACACACTGAAATTTATGTTTGTATAGGCCAAGTTGCCAATCAATTCTAATCGCCTTCTTTGTCTTTGCTGGTCGGTTTCCATATTGTTTGCCGATTCCCCTTTTAAAAAACAAGATGGCGACTTATTTATATTTGGTGAATTTGCTGCATTATCCCGATTAGAATAATTTATACTATAATTATCAAATCCTAAATTATTTAAGATGGTAATTTCCTCCTTACTATCATCTAAATCTGTTACGTTATTGCTATTACCTGCATTTGTAATATTAAAATATCCATGCGGCCAATCGCTGATGTTTACTGGATTGGTTAACTTATCGTCTGTAAACATGATGTCGTTTAAGTAACATTCAACATAGTTGATTTTGTTTGTTTGATTCCTTGCATTAATAAATGCGCTTGCTAACGGTTGCCACATATCCCAGCCATGCTTGGCAAAGGTATAATCTATGTCAAAGGTAATTGAACCGATTGTATAGTGCTCACCATACTTAGGTGCAAAGTATTCATAATCGAGCATGAGTCCATTAAACCGTTGTTTAGATGGAATGATATTTTTATTCCAATATATAAAAGCATTTAATATTTCAAAATGATTGATTGTTCTTCCATAAGGTTCATCAGCCTCATAATTATTTCCTGTACAATTTGTAACATCATAATCACTTGGCGGATCCTGATCAAGCCATTGAGCTAGTACTTTACTTACTCCACCGATGGTATATAGCCTTTGTATAAGATATTTAAGCTTACCACGCAAGGTGCTTCCATTTTCGGGATTGCAAGTAGGATATTGTGAAAATGCTCCCCCGCCTGATTTTGTATTATCTTCTCTTATTAAATCTTGTAAATTGCCTATAACTACAGTTTGTATTTTTGTTGCTTTACAATATTGTACAAAATCTTCTATTTTAGTCAAATGCGATTTGTTGCTATCATCAAGTAGCAAAATTTTATCGTCTCCTTGTTTGGAGGCATTAAACTTCCAACAACTCATTAGCCAAATACATCTTGGTACTATATATGCACACTTGTTGGCATTACCAATCCACATATAAGAATTGTTGCTACCCGAATTATTATCTGTTACCCCTGTTACAATAATTTCTCCATTCTCATCAAAGCAAACGGCTTTAAATTCATCATCATAGCTGCTGCCATAGTTAAACTCCTCTACCATATCGCCATGGTCGGTAGCGCGTACTAAGTAGCCTTGTTTTTGATTTTCAATTGTAGCCGTACTTCCAACTATAGCAAATGAGTAATCTTTAGATTCTGCCACATCGTAGGCTACATCTTCGGCCGCTCCTCCATAGGTTTGTTTCCAAATTAAGTCTCCATCCTCCCAAATTTTTAGCAACAGCATATCAAAATTATTGGTAGCATTATTATTTGATTTTCCTGCTATTACATATCCATTGGTTTCTAATGGTTTTATACTATAAGCTATTTGATCGCCTGGTTCCAAGTATTTTTTACTCCAAATTTGATTGCCTATTGAGTCGGCACACACAACATATAAGTCTTGGTCAACGCTATTGCTTGGCAATCCGCTGCTGCCTGCTATTATATATCCTCCATCACTTGTTTGGGTTACACTATACCCTGTTTCGTCAAAGGCGGTGCCATACGTTTGGGACCATTGAAATATGCCATTATCATTATATTTAACTGCGCGCATATCTCTACCACCTGCACCTACACTGCTTGAACCCTACTACCAAGTAGCCATTGTCTGTAGTTTGCATTACCGAATAACTTCCATCGGCTAAGGTGCCACCACTGGTGCGTGTCCAGTCTATGGTGCCATTTGCCAATAATTTTACAAGAAAAAAATCTGCATTGCCACTACCAAAGCTTTTGGTATAACCGGCAATAATATAGCCACTATCAACTGTTGGTTTAATACAATAACCTTCGTCATCGGCACTGCCTCCAATAGAGCGGGTAAATAATGTATCGCCAGCATTATTAACCTTACACACATATATGTCTTTATACCCATCAACAATACTGCTGCCGCATACGATATATTCATTATTGGGTAATGTTGCAATGGCATTGCCGGTACAATTAAATCCATTGTTGGTTTTAATTTCAAAATTAAAACCTTGCGCATGGGTTATCTGCTGTTTCATAACTAAAGAAGAAAAAAAGAAAATGAATAGAAATAATTTTAGCTTACGAGCGAGGTAATGTGTGTGTGTGTGTGTGTGCAAAAATTACACCAAACGTACTACTGTTGATGCTTTCAACTTGGCATACAGCAACCGGTACATAACCGGATTTCGAATTTTGTTTTTTCATTTTACATTAATTTAATTTGTTAATATGATGAATAAATACAATGGGATTTAAAGTAAGACCACGTTGCGATTTTTTGTAATACAAATTAAACGAAAAATTTTTG from Bacteroidota bacterium includes the following:
- a CDS encoding T9SS type A sorting domain-containing protein, translating into MNKIILAVATIVATAFSSFGQQTMFSKIYFDQGYYYPYGFNEMADSSLVISGAIGTQSVAVNSIVFRISSIGDSISYFKTDSFGTISAIAFLNDSQLIAANMFLLSNNFISYTKFTYASMDTSDYTKFNFSQYPNAYIRGINKLFNNDIIITNMSAGPYSVLRVDSTGAIKWSAPSTMPYPWYCKEDYEGNIILCGNNGTALKTSHLQKMDSAGNILWHQSYGNNWQYFSGYTIGGFVQMNDSNYLISCVAEDYHLIKINRYTGDTIWTRTTNSMGFGFPALIKGNNNQYVATGLHSLYFFDDNGDTLFTRPYNLPQNCYADIAHLIKTKDGGFAYCGSIRELPSPYETIFVGKTDSLGNTIFTSQIEIPNETELLVYPNPTSDILNFNLPIELDGNNVTITVYDALGSEKSLLKYDKLSSKQYQFDCSSLPNGLYSISMQTEEKRYWQKFVVQR
- a CDS encoding T9SS type A sorting domain-containing protein, whose product is MRAVKYNDNGIFQWSQTYGTAFDETGYSVTQTSDGGYIIAGSSGLPSNSVDQDLYVVCADSIGNQIWSKKYLEPGDQIAYSIKPLETNGYVIAGKSNNNATNNFDMLLLKIWEDGDLIWKQTYGGAAEDVAYDVAESKDYSFAIVGSTATIENQKQGYLVRATDHGDMVEEFNYGSSYDDEFKAVCFDENGEIIVTGVTDNNSGSNNSYMWIGNANKCAYIVPRCIWLMSCWKFNASKQGDDKILLLDDSNKSHLTKIEDFVQYCKATKIQTVVIGNLQDLIREDNTKSGGGAFSQYPTCNPENGSTLRGKLKYLIQRLYTIGGVSKVLAQWLDQDPPSDYDVTNCTGNNYEADEPYGRTINHFEILNAFIYWNKNIIPSKQRFNGLMLDYEYFAPKYGEHYTIGSITFDIDYTFAKHGWDMWQPLASAFINARNQTNKINYVECYLNDIMFTDDKLTNPVNISDWPHGYFNITNAGNSNNVTDLDDSKEEITILNNLGFDNYSINYSNRDNAANSPNINKSPSCFLKGESANNMETDQQRQRRRLELIGNLAYTNINFSVYLRSKNHVNCTTSYAILGDVLMGLCYWSNHTWPTLSAYSGNPKIVALPLIEKYFTWQWFLNEGVTSGPNAVDIDPYTNFGYTKLYRFDWFQYGLDTDDEIMSLSHAQLMDASHIVQPTRSGDTNICFIDPCTERFANPIIFETESEKIEIKELQIMNWLQAIPNPASKWFTLQSNFEFSNIEAIQIISSTGIDYTGKFEIDNTDHEQIRIKNINALQGLYFIKVVSDKGAAVIGSINLIAE
- a CDS encoding T9SS type A sorting domain-containing protein, which translates into the protein MQRSLKIVAISIAISISLCNAQPNLFSKIYFGGGNSGSFYPFSILQMLDSTLIIGGYSISPSKSFVFQVNSKGDSINYYKTDSIGAMYSLVYENDSECVASSMFILNKKQINIVKYNYKTSDTSDYWVYYFPNFPQGYVTDVTKISQNGYILTNTWATTYSVLRVDSLGQIMWNAPSFAPGNLETVEDYDGNFVMLGCNNSTVLKPYYLQKIDTSGNILWSKWYGDNIGFWDGNCTGGLVQMKDSNYLVGCDGMDYELMKIDRYTGDTIWTRPYTYNNKPGIIKLMKGYNDTYVALRGPNLICFNENGDVLWETANVPPIGYNYNMYSLIKTFDQGYAMCGGYFKLGIWKNALVVFKTDSLGNTIFTSQIEIPNETELLVYPNPTSDILNFNLPTELDGNNVTITVYDGMGSEKLRMKSEKLNTANYQINCSHLPNGLYSISILTEGNRYWQKFVVQH
- a CDS encoding T9SS type A sorting domain-containing protein, giving the protein MDGGYAYSGYLYNPQFTIQSVLIVKTDSLGNTIFTSQIEIPNETELLIYPNPTSDILNFNLPIELDGNNVTITVYDALGSEKSLLKYDKLSSKQYQFDCSSLPNGLYSISMQTEEKRYWQKFVVLH